One window from the genome of Bacillota bacterium encodes:
- a CDS encoding prolyl-tRNA synthetase associated domain-containing protein — MNETEKKVYDTLEGLGISYKRYEHPPVFTVDEAKQYWQNIEGAHSKNLFLRNNKGNRHYLVVLEDTKTADIGGLSEKLASGKLSFASERRLMEHLGLETGAVSPLGIINDLKKAVTLVLDKDLKRHETVNFHPNVNTATISIAYNDFEKFLKHFGNEIVYI; from the coding sequence ATCAATGAAACTGAAAAGAAAGTATATGATACCCTTGAAGGACTTGGAATTAGTTATAAAAGGTACGAGCATCCGCCGGTTTTTACCGTTGATGAAGCAAAACAATACTGGCAGAATATTGAAGGAGCTCACTCAAAGAATTTATTTTTAAGAAACAATAAAGGCAATCGCCATTACCTTGTAGTCCTGGAAGATACAAAAACTGCCGACATTGGTGGTTTATCTGAAAAGCTTGCATCCGGAAAGCTGAGTTTTGCTTCCGAGCGCCGCCTTATGGAGCATCTTGGTCTCGAAACCGGAGCTGTATCCCCCCTGGGGATAATCAATGATCTAAAAAAAGCTGTTACCCTCGTTCTTGATAAAGATTTAAAGCGACATGAAACTGTAAATTTTCACCCCAATGTTAATACGGCAACAATCAGTATCGCTTACAATGATTTTGAAAAGTTTCTAAAGCATTTTGGAAATGAGATAGTTTATATTTAA
- the tatC gene encoding twin-arginine translocase subunit TatC: MERKELIRLFEDLRKRLIIITVVVFVFAVISFTFSDYIRHLMLIPGDLAYSRFLGEGHELQLIFLTPSEALLANIRLAFITSATVTLPIILYQLLAIVTTVVRMPRRSALILTLIMYVLFAMGIAFAYFVVLPFALNFFIGFSGPDLVPNFSFARYIAFITSFVFSFGLVFQLPVLFWFLGSIGLVNTGFLRKNRKFALLIIVIFSAVLTPPDIFSQVLMAIPLMMLYELGIFMVYLAWRKKARRITADTPEVQE, from the coding sequence ATGGAAAGAAAAGAACTGATCCGCCTCTTTGAGGATTTACGTAAGCGGTTAATTATAATTACTGTAGTAGTATTTGTTTTTGCAGTGATCAGTTTTACCTTCAGCGACTATATTCGTCATTTAATGCTTATCCCCGGCGACCTGGCTTATTCTAGATTTCTGGGGGAAGGGCATGAACTGCAGTTGATTTTTCTCACACCTTCGGAAGCTCTTCTGGCCAATATCAGGCTGGCTTTTATAACGAGCGCAACGGTTACCCTGCCGATAATACTCTATCAACTGCTGGCTATCGTTACAACAGTTGTCCGCATGCCCAGAAGATCGGCTCTTATATTAACTTTAATTATGTATGTTCTATTCGCAATGGGTATTGCCTTTGCCTATTTTGTGGTTCTCCCCTTCGCACTAAATTTTTTCATCGGTTTTTCAGGGCCAGATCTAGTTCCCAACTTCAGTTTTGCCCGCTACATAGCTTTTATAACTTCATTTGTTTTTTCATTTGGCCTGGTCTTCCAGCTTCCTGTTCTTTTCTGGTTCCTGGGCAGTATAGGCCTGGTAAACACCGGATTTTTGCGTAAAAACCGTAAGTTTGCCCTATTAATAATTGTAATTTTTTCTGCGGTTCTGACCCCCCCCGACATCTTCTCCCAGGTTCTCATGGCTATTCCACTCATGATGCTGTACGAATTGGGCATTTTCATGGTTTATCTTGCCTGGCGTAAGAAAGCCCGCCGGATTACAGCCGATACTCCGGAAGTTCAGGAATAA